Proteins from a genomic interval of Xiphias gladius isolate SHS-SW01 ecotype Sanya breed wild chromosome 23, ASM1685928v1, whole genome shotgun sequence:
- the spon2a gene encoding spondin-2a: protein MSSEHLTCGWLQQLLVLLKLCLAFAGPLRPLNGTECTAKGPASYILVFTGHWSPQAFPKQYPLFRPPAQWSKLIVVSHNRHFRLWEEGAPASAGVQNFAELGVTVELMKAAKEARKRRTVGAMYRTAGIPNGIGHSSTELLMQSRSSLLSLMVKMIPSPDWFVGVEGLNLCEGSQWKQEVSIDLQPYDAGTDSGFTFSSPNFPTSPPENITKITSQMPNHPANSFYYPRLKELPPIASIKITRQSRSPDQQTPMSNHILPNSFSPQRFSATPLDCEVSLWSSWGLCLGPCSRGGVRHRTRYILLRPANAGTPCPELEEQAECVPHSCMKLQ from the exons ATGTCGTCAGAGCACCTGACCTGTGGTTGGCTGCAGCAGCTACTCGTACTTCTGAAGCTTTGCCTCGCTTTTGCTGGGCCTTTGCGACCACTCAATGGGACCGAATGCACGGCCAAGGGTCCTGCTTCCTACATCCTAGTCTTTACAGGTCACTGGAGCCCACAGGCCTTCCCCAAGCAGTATCCACTGTTCCGGCCACCTGCACAGTGGTCCAAACTCATAG TGGTCAGCCATAATCGCCATTTTCGTCTGTGGGAGGAGGGTGCTCCAGCCAGTGCAGGGGTTCAGAACTTTGCTGAACTCGGGGTGACGGTGGAGCTGATGAAGGCAGCCAAGGAGGCCAGGAAGAGACGCACGGTGGGAGCCATGTACCGAACGGCCGGCATTCCTAATGGCATCGGGCACAGCTCCACGGAGTTGCTCATGCAGTCCCGGAGCTCACTG TTGTCCCTGATGGTGAAGATGATCCCCAGCCCTGACTGGTTTGTCGGCGTGGAAGGCCTAAACCTTTGCGAGGGCAGCCAGTGGAAACAGGAGGTGAGCATTGACCTCCAGCCGTATGATGCAGGGACAGACAGTGGAttcactttctcctctcccAACTTCCCCACCAGCCCCCCAGAAAACATCACAAAG ATCACGTCTCAGATGCCAAACCATCCAGCCAACTCCTTCTACTATCCACGCTTAAAGGAGCTTCCACCAATTGCCAGCATAAAGATCACCCGACAGAGCAGATCACCTGACCAGCAAACCCCAATGTCCAATCATATTCTGCCTAACTCTTTCAGTCCCCAGCGCTTCTCAG CGACACCACTGGACTGTGAAGTGTCTCTCTGGTCATCCTGGGGTTTGTGCCTGGGTCCCTGCTCCAGAGGTGGCGTTCGCCACCGCACACGTTACATCCTTTTGCGGCCGGCCAATGCTGGCACCCCCTGCCCTGAGCTGGAGGAACAGGCTGAATGTGTACCGCACAGCTGTATGAAACTCCAGTAA